One Rhodospirillales bacterium DNA segment encodes these proteins:
- a CDS encoding iron ABC transporter permease: MNLINTLSRLFGRLSLLSVWHHLIFFLVFIGVVIPLVFLVLGSFSMADLPTDFSFDTLGLDNYEEVWWDPSTYKLFYNTAVYVTGSVIFGITLAAMLAWMVERTDIPGKMWIYAGVPMTLAMPGMLQAMAWVLLLSPRIGYLNVFFDDVLGIGRINVYSLGGIIFVEGLRLVPTAFLMLVPLLRSMDPTLEEASFMSGAGPASTLRKVTLRLMAPGIVAVIIYQAMTALEVFEVPGVLGLPGGIYVFSTKVYSIINTQSALPAYGQANALSMLYLVIAVVTTFFYARMISKSERFTIVTGKGYRPRLMELGRWRGLAIGLVVSFLVLSVLLPLLVLVYTSLLPYLQEPSWEVLGKLTFRHYVKLSQDPIIGTVLWNTFLLVVISSTVTTVFSFLISMVVVRSKFWGRRLLDQLSFMPHAIPGIVMGVAFIWMFLKIDQWTSINIYGTVWSICIGFILSFIAYGTRAMNAALLQLHKELEEAAYTSGATVWRTMRKVFMPLLMPALAGVWIWVMLHVIRIAGMPLILYQGPENQVLAVLIWNEWDHGHIEIVAAIGTLMLIGLLLITMGLRLFGFGRGTNIQKS; this comes from the coding sequence ATGAATTTAATAAACACCCTTTCCAGACTTTTTGGTCGGCTGTCCTTGCTGTCGGTTTGGCACCACCTGATTTTCTTTCTGGTGTTCATTGGTGTTGTGATCCCTCTGGTGTTTCTGGTCCTTGGCAGTTTTTCAATGGCGGACCTGCCAACGGATTTCAGCTTCGATACCCTGGGGCTCGATAACTACGAAGAAGTTTGGTGGGACCCGAGCACCTATAAACTGTTCTACAACACGGCTGTTTATGTCACGGGCAGTGTTATTTTTGGTATTACGCTGGCGGCAATGTTGGCGTGGATGGTGGAACGGACCGATATTCCCGGAAAAATGTGGATCTATGCTGGCGTCCCCATGACGCTGGCCATGCCGGGAATGCTTCAGGCCATGGCGTGGGTGCTGCTTTTAAGCCCGCGCATTGGGTATTTGAATGTTTTCTTTGATGATGTCCTGGGGATTGGGCGGATCAATGTTTATTCCCTTGGCGGGATTATTTTTGTCGAAGGCCTGCGTTTGGTGCCCACGGCATTTTTGATGCTTGTACCCTTGTTGCGCTCCATGGACCCTACTTTGGAAGAAGCATCCTTTATGTCGGGTGCAGGGCCTGCATCGACCTTGCGCAAGGTAACCCTCCGCCTGATGGCCCCGGGGATAGTGGCCGTTATTATTTATCAGGCGATGACCGCGCTGGAAGTGTTTGAAGTGCCCGGAGTGCTGGGGTTGCCCGGTGGGATTTATGTCTTCAGCACAAAGGTCTACAGTATCATTAACACACAAAGTGCGCTTCCCGCTTACGGTCAAGCCAATGCTTTATCCATGCTCTATCTTGTGATCGCGGTGGTAACGACATTTTTCTATGCACGCATGATCAGCAAGTCTGAACGCTTTACCATTGTTACTGGAAAAGGGTACCGGCCCAGACTGATGGAGTTGGGGCGTTGGCGTGGGCTAGCGATTGGCTTGGTTGTGTCTTTTCTGGTGCTCTCAGTCCTGTTGCCACTTTTGGTGCTGGTATACACATCGCTGTTGCCATACCTGCAGGAACCGTCATGGGAAGTGTTGGGAAAACTGACCTTCAGGCATTATGTAAAACTCAGCCAAGACCCCATCATCGGGACGGTGTTATGGAACACGTTTTTGCTGGTGGTTATTTCTTCTACGGTGACCACGGTCTTTTCATTCCTGATTTCTATGGTGGTAGTGCGTTCTAAATTCTGGGGCAGGCGTTTGTTGGATCAGCTTTCCTTCATGCCCCATGCCATACCGGGAATTGTCATGGGGGTCGCCTTCATCTGGATGTTCCTGAAGATCGACCAATGGACGTCAATTAACATCTACGGGACGGTCTGGAGCATCTGCATCGGGTTTATCCTGAGCTTCATTGCCTATGGCACCCGGGCCATGAATGCCGCATTGTTACAGCTTCATAAAGAGCTGGAAGAGGCCGCTTACACCAGCGGGGCAACGGTCTGGCGTACCATGCGCAAGGTTTTTATGCCGCTGTTAATGCCTGCCTTGGCCGGGGTGTGGATTTGGGTCATGCTGCATGTGATCCGAATCGCCGGTATGCCGTTGATCCTCTATCAAGGCCCTGAAAATCAGGTTCTGGCTGTGTTAATCTGGAATGAATGGGACCACGGGCACATAGAAATTGTGGCCGCCATTGGCACATTGATGTTGATTGGCCTGTTGCTGATAACCATGGGATTGCGCCTGTTTGGATTTGGCCGTGGTACAAATATCCAGAAAAGTTGA
- a CDS encoding Gfo/Idh/MocA family oxidoreductase, with the protein MPKGTSRAATRKLRVGIAGLGVASSQVLPAFQDGLPYELAAGADVRADACQDFESRYDRPTETSVEALCKRDDVDAVWISTPNTFHAEHAVMAARHGKHVICEKPMAVNLRECDRMIRAAEKNGVRLLQGHSKIYQAPIRAIREVIKSGRLGDMVQIQAMNFNDWLQRPRLAPELDTTKGGGLVYRQGPHLVDIVRFIGGGMVRSVRGITGRADKHFDTEGHFNALLEFENGAAATLAFNGYGYFDITDLTWGIGESGYVQSGGRKFNSKPRLKGAANMEQKSSVAVHRQPKRDPKKQRQPFFGLTVVSCVHGVIRQSPEGVFVYSEDGCEEITCVKGHGRESELRELSSALAENRNVFPDGRWGKATLEVCLAIMASSKDGRTRRMRHQMPSP; encoded by the coding sequence ATGCCTAAAGGAACATCAAGGGCGGCAACACGTAAATTGCGGGTTGGGATTGCCGGGTTGGGGGTTGCTTCATCTCAGGTGTTACCAGCATTTCAGGACGGCTTGCCATATGAGCTTGCCGCAGGTGCGGATGTCAGGGCGGATGCATGCCAGGATTTTGAAAGCCGCTATGATCGGCCCACAGAAACTTCCGTCGAAGCGCTTTGTAAACGCGATGATGTAGATGCGGTTTGGATATCCACCCCCAATACGTTTCATGCAGAACATGCGGTGATGGCCGCACGCCATGGCAAACATGTCATTTGTGAAAAGCCGATGGCGGTTAATTTGCGTGAATGTGACCGCATGATCCGGGCTGCAGAAAAAAATGGGGTGCGGCTTCTTCAGGGCCATTCAAAAATCTATCAAGCTCCCATTCGTGCCATCCGTGAAGTCATCAAAAGTGGTCGGCTGGGGGATATGGTCCAAATTCAGGCAATGAATTTTAATGATTGGTTGCAGCGTCCCCGTCTTGCCCCTGAACTCGACACCACCAAAGGCGGTGGACTGGTTTATCGCCAAGGCCCGCATTTGGTAGACATCGTCCGTTTTATAGGTGGGGGCATGGTGCGTTCTGTGCGCGGCATCACCGGGCGTGCGGACAAGCATTTTGATACCGAAGGGCATTTTAATGCGCTTTTGGAGTTTGAAAATGGTGCGGCAGCGACGTTGGCCTTCAATGGCTATGGCTATTTCGACATTACGGATTTGACCTGGGGCATTGGCGAAAGCGGTTATGTGCAATCGGGGGGTCGTAAATTCAACAGCAAACCCCGCTTAAAGGGTGCTGCAAATATGGAACAAAAAAGTTCCGTTGCCGTCCATCGCCAACCAAAAAGAGACCCCAAAAAGCAGCGCCAACCATTTTTTGGGCTGACGGTTGTTTCATGTGTCCATGGGGTTATTCGCCAATCGCCGGAAGGTGTTTTTGTTTATTCCGAAGATGGGTGTGAAGAAATAACCTGCGTTAAAGGCCATGGTCGTGAATCGGAATTGAGAGAACTATCATCGGCGCTGGCTGAAAATCGGAACGTATTTCCAGACGGGCGATGGGGCAAGGCAACCTTGGAGGTCTGCCTTGCGATCATGGCTTCCAGCAAGGATGGACGCACCCGGCGCATGCGCCATCAAATGCCATCTCCATAA
- a CDS encoding Rieske 2Fe-2S domain-containing protein: protein MLNHAENERLTSVGPGTPGGELLRRYWHPIAAVDDLTDENPKKKVRILGEDLVLYRDGKGRLGLIEEQCPHRSASFLYGFIEEDGIRCPYHGWKFDCTGECLEMPFEPDDSPLQKSVKAKTYPVEVLSGLVFAYMGPAPAPLLPRWDALVRDDVERVIHILPELECNWLQVMENSVDPTHTYFLHAHSLTLQGKDNGAFHYREIKGIDFVVKKESNWAGVIKKRIYEGETLEDNPGHPVIFPTILLLPPHPNVMMHFRVPVDDTHTQIFRCQYTPTEDGSKVPMDDIIVSRTPDFKDEDGEYHFKTFGAQDAMAWETQGPVTDREREILATGDRGIAYFRKLLREQIDAVEAGQDPVGVIRDPALNERIVIELSDQQGEFRAKRMAGNA from the coding sequence ATGTTGAACCATGCAGAAAACGAACGCCTGACGAGCGTTGGCCCAGGAACACCCGGTGGTGAATTGCTTCGCCGCTATTGGCATCCCATCGCTGCCGTTGATGATTTAACAGATGAGAACCCGAAGAAAAAAGTTCGGATTCTTGGTGAAGATCTGGTGTTGTATCGCGACGGTAAGGGCCGCTTGGGGCTTATTGAAGAACAGTGCCCCCATCGCAGCGCTTCCTTTCTGTATGGCTTCATCGAAGAAGATGGCATTCGGTGTCCCTATCACGGCTGGAAATTTGACTGCACCGGTGAATGTCTTGAAATGCCGTTCGAGCCCGATGATTCTCCTTTGCAAAAAAGCGTCAAAGCAAAGACCTATCCTGTTGAAGTGCTCTCTGGTCTTGTGTTTGCGTATATGGGGCCGGCACCGGCACCGTTGTTGCCGCGCTGGGATGCTTTGGTTCGCGACGATGTGGAACGGGTCATTCACATCTTGCCTGAACTGGAATGCAACTGGTTACAGGTGATGGAAAATTCCGTTGATCCAACGCACACCTATTTTCTGCATGCCCACAGCCTGACCCTTCAGGGAAAGGATAATGGTGCTTTTCACTATCGCGAAATTAAAGGCATCGATTTTGTGGTGAAGAAAGAATCGAATTGGGCAGGTGTCATCAAGAAGCGCATTTATGAAGGCGAAACATTAGAAGACAATCCCGGTCACCCGGTGATCTTTCCCACAATTTTGCTATTGCCACCCCATCCCAATGTCATGATGCATTTTCGGGTGCCTGTGGATGATACCCATACCCAGATTTTCAGGTGCCAATACACGCCAACCGAAGATGGCAGCAAGGTCCCTATGGATGACATTATCGTCAGCCGTACACCAGATTTCAAAGATGAAGATGGTGAATACCACTTCAAAACCTTTGGGGCACAAGATGCCATGGCGTGGGAAACACAGGGCCCAGTGACGGACCGTGAACGGGAAATTCTGGCAACTGGTGACCGTGGCATCGCTTATTTTCGAAAGCTGTTGCGGGAACAAATTGATGCAGTGGAAGCCGGCCAAGACCCTGTCGGTGTGATCCGCGATCCAGCCCTTAATGAACGGATTGTCATTGAACTGTCAGATCAACAGGGCGAATTCCGGGCCAAGCGAATGGCTGGCAATGCCTAA
- a CDS encoding class II aldolase/adducin family protein, with amino-acid sequence MNVKSQDQDGRELVAKSCRMVGGLELTKATTGHVSQRSADGKHVLIRARGPDEVGVRYTTADEVITVDLDGKKVGGPDGLSVPQEVYIHTGLYKARPEVNSVIHIHPPRVVIFTICEKEFLPLYGAYDPSSVYLLLEGIPTYGRSITISNEELSKEFCAAMGQKNVCLMRGHGITTAGATVEEATMTAIKVNELAEMSYQAHLLGDPKPIPDEDIEHFKKSLAKRAGKPSPHATAGWRYYEKLSGA; translated from the coding sequence ATGAACGTAAAAAGCCAAGATCAGGATGGCCGGGAACTGGTTGCCAAATCATGCCGCATGGTTGGCGGTTTGGAATTGACCAAGGCAACCACCGGCCATGTCAGCCAACGATCAGCTGATGGTAAGCATGTTCTGATCCGCGCACGGGGGCCTGATGAAGTTGGGGTGCGTTACACCACAGCCGATGAGGTCATCACCGTGGACCTTGATGGCAAAAAAGTTGGTGGCCCCGATGGGTTGAGCGTGCCCCAAGAGGTCTATATTCACACGGGCCTCTATAAAGCACGCCCAGAGGTGAACAGCGTCATTCATATTCATCCCCCAAGGGTGGTCATTTTCACCATTTGTGAAAAAGAATTTTTGCCACTTTATGGGGCCTATGATCCTTCCAGCGTTTATTTGCTTTTGGAAGGTATCCCGACCTATGGCCGGTCCATCACCATCAGCAACGAAGAACTAAGCAAAGAATTTTGTGCAGCCATGGGACAAAAGAACGTTTGTCTTATGCGGGGGCACGGCATCACCACGGCGGGAGCGACAGTCGAAGAGGCCACCATGACGGCGATCAAGGTCAATGAACTGGCGGAAATGAGCTATCAGGCGCATCTTTTAGGAGACCCCAAGCCAATTCCCGATGAAGACATTGAGCATTTTAAGAAAAGTTTGGCCAAACGGGCGGGTAAACCGTCACCCCACGCCACGGCAGGTTGGCGATATTACGAAAAACTTTCAGGTGCGTAA
- a CDS encoding amidohydrolase, whose protein sequence is MIIDIHAHFSAPEKLFAYKANILASRGRSRGVVKLSDDEILGALNKKVHGGNSHLEQLEEVGTDVQIISPRPYQLMHSEKPENLVHNFTESCNNLTARQCELFPDKFVGMASLPQNMGVDPSNSLEEMERCVKELNMKGFLLNPDPSEGMGEAPPGLGDEYWYPIYEKLVEYDMPVLIHAAGCRSHRHDYTLNFIIEESIAIVNVLDSKVFEDFPKLKMIICHGGGAIPYQIGRFRAGRIKRNSKIPFEESFRQLYFDTALYTPDALEMLFRWAGTDRCMFGTERPGAGTAKDPITGTWMDDTKPMIDGIASLTADDKKKIFEDNAKDVFNLDF, encoded by the coding sequence ATGATTATTGATATTCACGCTCACTTCTCCGCACCGGAAAAGCTTTTTGCCTACAAGGCCAATATTCTTGCCAGTCGGGGGCGCAGCCGGGGGGTGGTTAAACTCAGCGATGATGAAATCCTGGGTGCCTTGAACAAAAAGGTCCATGGCGGTAATTCCCATCTTGAGCAGTTGGAAGAAGTTGGTACCGATGTTCAGATTATTTCGCCACGGCCATACCAATTGATGCATTCGGAAAAGCCGGAAAATCTGGTTCATAACTTTACCGAATCCTGTAACAACCTGACGGCGCGTCAGTGTGAATTGTTTCCTGACAAATTTGTTGGCATGGCATCGCTGCCCCAGAACATGGGGGTGGACCCGTCCAATTCACTCGAAGAAATGGAACGTTGCGTCAAGGAACTGAACATGAAGGGTTTCTTGTTGAACCCCGATCCATCCGAAGGCATGGGCGAAGCACCTCCGGGATTGGGTGATGAATACTGGTATCCCATTTATGAAAAATTGGTGGAATACGATATGCCGGTGCTTATTCATGCTGCCGGGTGCCGGTCACATCGCCATGATTACACGTTGAATTTCATCATTGAAGAAAGCATCGCCATCGTAAACGTGCTGGACTCAAAGGTATTCGAAGATTTCCCAAAATTGAAGATGATCATCTGTCATGGCGGCGGCGCCATTCCTTATCAAATTGGCCGTTTCCGTGCGGGCCGAATTAAGCGCAATTCGAAAATTCCTTTCGAAGAAAGTTTCCGCCAGCTTTATTTCGATACTGCCCTGTACACCCCAGATGCGTTGGAAATGTTGTTCCGCTGGGCAGGCACGGATCGTTGCATGTTTGGTACCGAACGCCCAGGGGCCGGCACTGCCAAGGACCCGATCACGGGCACCTGGATGGATGATACAAAGCCTATGATTGACGGCATCGCCAGCTTGACGGCCGATGACAAGAAAAAAATCTTCGAAGACAATGCCAAAGATGTCTTCAATCTGGATTTTTAG
- a CDS encoding MFS transporter produces the protein MTATADRERLPFKVRAAVYSSGLFANSLSSMMNIAVPLWVIALDSSPLTIGLVIGARSFLPLLLSIHGGVMMDRIGTRRVILFFSIIAMITAPLYPALPWIPALIVLQMLNGLAASMGWIGAQTMIGQVMGGSTRHAGRLSFISRMGSVVAPIAVGLIWDLLGPWPTFLFLAIPGIAMWATAKFLPEQTIEKGAQKPEKRARIPLRDLLPKFSDYVNAFRMLAVPAIAFVVMIALIRISGNGIKSSFYVVYLNEIGLTGTLIGLLSSANSFFGGFGALSARPLTRIFNAPVLLFTTVVLSIAIISVTPLLGSFFLLMVFACLRGTTMGMSQPLMISIMSKSSGEAKQGQAVGLRTTMNRLATVIIPIFMGGIMEVAGIEMSFYITGAILTLLCLAPLWGMIKAGLHR, from the coding sequence ATGACGGCCACCGCAGACCGCGAGCGCTTGCCCTTTAAGGTGCGGGCGGCGGTTTATTCATCGGGGCTTTTTGCCAACAGCTTGTCTTCAATGATGAACATTGCGGTCCCCCTTTGGGTGATCGCCCTTGATTCCAGCCCATTAACCATTGGCCTTGTCATTGGCGCACGATCCTTTCTGCCCCTTTTGCTGTCAATCCATGGCGGCGTGATGATGGACCGCATCGGGACAAGACGGGTTATTCTGTTTTTTTCCATCATCGCGATGATCACGGCACCCCTTTATCCCGCCCTGCCCTGGATTCCCGCGCTGATCGTGTTGCAAATGCTGAACGGGCTTGCCGCTTCCATGGGCTGGATCGGCGCACAAACCATGATTGGCCAGGTCATGGGAGGCAGCACCCGTCATGCCGGCCGACTTAGCTTCATCTCCCGCATGGGATCAGTTGTGGCGCCGATTGCAGTGGGCTTGATCTGGGACCTGTTGGGGCCATGGCCAACATTCCTTTTTTTAGCCATTCCCGGCATTGCCATGTGGGCCACGGCTAAATTTCTGCCAGAGCAAACAATCGAAAAAGGCGCGCAAAAACCTGAAAAGCGAGCCCGTATTCCCCTACGCGATTTATTGCCAAAATTTTCAGATTACGTGAATGCGTTTCGCATGCTGGCAGTCCCGGCTATCGCCTTTGTCGTGATGATTGCGCTCATCCGCATTTCTGGAAACGGGATCAAATCTTCTTTTTATGTTGTTTATCTGAATGAAATTGGATTAACCGGCACCCTGATCGGGTTGCTGTCATCTGCCAATTCATTTTTCGGTGGGTTTGGGGCGCTCAGTGCCCGGCCGCTCACAAGAATTTTCAACGCACCGGTTTTATTATTCACAACGGTTGTGCTGTCTATCGCGATCATCTCAGTGACGCCGTTGCTGGGATCATTTTTCCTGTTGATGGTCTTTGCTTGTCTGCGCGGCACCACCATGGGCATGAGCCAACCCCTAATGATTTCCATCATGTCCAAATCAAGCGGTGAGGCAAAACAGGGCCAAGCCGTTGGGCTTCGTACCACCATGAACCGGTTGGCCACGGTGATTATCCCCATTTTCATGGGGGGCATCATGGAAGTTGCAGGCATAGAGATGAGCTTTTACATCACTGGTGCAATTTTAACGTTGCTCTGTCTGGCCCCCTTGTGGGGCATGATCAAGGCCGGATTACACCGTTAA
- a CDS encoding tripartite tricarboxylate transporter permease: MVESILQGLAAISAPVPLGFLVFGVVLGVWGGALPGVGGPAQLAVLLPFAMLMEPINAIAFLIGVTTVGNTGNTFTSVLVAVPGGSGAQATVLDGYPMAQKGEAKRALSAAFMVSMLGGLIGASLLFASLPIMKPLVRSFGSPELFLFTIWGLSMIGTMSAGAPMKGLTAAILGVILSTVGQDVKSGTMRFDYNTPYLWEGISVVLISLSIFAVPEMIALAARKGRVAEVSELGESGIIEGMKDAFRHKWLVFRSACIGTWVGILPGLGSDVADWFAYAHAKQTEKNTENFGKGDVRGVIAPESSNNAKEGGALITTLAFGIPGSTSMALLMIAFVAVGLNPGPEMLGSQIHYVYAIIFALAFSQILASAICWGMIKPAAYVCFFPFYVLVPIIVALCFLSAFSAHFSISDIIALLALSVLGYFMKIGGWPRAPIVLGFVLGPKVELYLWLSIARYDMEWIWRPGVMALFTVIAITLLYPVWKAWRLAHVTTDEPGRG, encoded by the coding sequence ATGGTTGAGTCTATCCTTCAGGGGCTGGCTGCTATATCGGCACCAGTCCCCCTTGGTTTTCTTGTTTTTGGTGTTGTTTTAGGTGTGTGGGGCGGGGCTCTTCCGGGTGTCGGTGGTCCAGCCCAGTTGGCTGTTTTGTTGCCCTTTGCCATGTTGATGGAACCCATTAATGCCATTGCATTCCTGATTGGTGTCACCACCGTTGGCAATACAGGGAACACCTTTACATCTGTGCTGGTTGCTGTGCCGGGGGGGTCCGGTGCACAGGCAACGGTGCTGGATGGCTATCCCATGGCACAAAAAGGTGAGGCAAAGCGTGCATTAAGCGCGGCCTTCATGGTGTCCATGTTGGGTGGTTTAATTGGGGCATCCTTGCTGTTTGCTTCGCTGCCCATCATGAAACCATTGGTCAGGAGCTTCGGGTCACCAGAATTATTCCTGTTCACCATCTGGGGGTTGAGCATGATCGGCACCATGAGCGCAGGCGCGCCCATGAAGGGGCTGACGGCAGCCATCTTGGGCGTGATCCTGTCCACGGTTGGCCAGGATGTTAAATCTGGCACCATGCGGTTTGATTACAATACGCCCTATTTATGGGAAGGGATTAGCGTGGTGCTGATTTCGCTTAGCATTTTTGCGGTCCCGGAAATGATCGCCCTTGCCGCTCGTAAAGGGCGCGTTGCTGAGGTCAGTGAACTGGGTGAGAGCGGCATAATCGAGGGCATGAAAGATGCCTTTCGTCATAAATGGCTGGTTTTCCGTTCTGCCTGTATCGGAACGTGGGTTGGTATTTTGCCGGGACTAGGTAGTGATGTTGCTGACTGGTTTGCTTATGCCCATGCAAAGCAGACAGAAAAAAATACCGAAAATTTTGGCAAGGGCGATGTGCGCGGCGTGATTGCGCCAGAAAGTTCCAACAATGCCAAAGAAGGTGGCGCACTGATCACCACCCTTGCTTTTGGCATTCCGGGGTCAACCTCTATGGCGTTGTTGATGATTGCCTTTGTGGCTGTCGGATTAAATCCGGGACCAGAAATGCTCGGCAGCCAAATTCATTATGTCTATGCCATTATTTTTGCATTGGCATTTTCCCAGATTTTAGCTTCAGCAATTTGCTGGGGCATGATTAAGCCCGCCGCTTATGTCTGTTTCTTTCCGTTCTATGTTCTGGTGCCCATTATCGTGGCGCTGTGTTTCTTAAGTGCATTTTCGGCCCATTTTTCCATATCCGATATCATTGCGCTATTAGCGCTTTCGGTGCTGGGCTATTTTATGAAAATAGGCGGCTGGCCTCGCGCCCCCATCGTGTTGGGCTTTGTGCTTGGGCCAAAGGTGGAATTGTATCTTTGGCTTTCCATTGCGCGCTACGACATGGAATGGATATGGCGCCCGGGCGTGATGGCCTTGTTCACAGTGATTGCTATCACCCTTTTGTATCCGGTCTGGAAAGCGTGGCGGCTGGCCCATGTAACCACAGATGAACCGGGGAGGGGCTAA